Proteins encoded together in one Streptomyces umbrinus window:
- a CDS encoding HAL/PAL/TAL family ammonia-lyase produces the protein MSGTPPAPTPPVAADAVVLDGSALTCDDVAAVALRGARVALAEEVLPRLERDRAVVDDVVDREVPTYGLTTGLGSRSSYALPRAELGEFSVRTVRGRANAVGDPLPVPVVRAALLTRVNGIAGGGSGVRPEIVPLLVSMLNSRVHPVIPEVGSIGASDLCQMAHVGLVVIGEGRAEVSGEALDGAQALRRAGLAPAELGPKDGHVLCSASPLAAGAGALALHEAAAVLTLAQAVTALTFEGFRANTSPLDSRVLGLRPAPGQARAAAELLALLDGGELADPRHARRVQDPVSLRCAAQVHGALHSALDFALAALEPELNGCGDNPVVLADTGEILSSGNFHTPALALGFDTVALALTQTAAISAERMRRLLNPAVSGLPANLSPYGPERSGFAPLAKTAQALVAEIRALSAPVCTDPRHGADAVEDDSTNAALGARRLTTMLVRLRQLLAVEALAAAQAVDLAAPATMGRGPGLLHRAIRELVPRLDDDRPCGVDVDLVSRDVLGSDEVRSALHALVEGPS, from the coding sequence ATGAGCGGTACGCCTCCCGCTCCTACCCCACCCGTCGCGGCTGACGCCGTGGTCCTCGACGGGAGCGCCCTCACCTGCGACGACGTCGCCGCCGTCGCACTCCGCGGCGCCCGGGTCGCCCTGGCCGAGGAGGTACTGCCCCGGCTGGAGCGCGACCGCGCGGTCGTCGACGACGTGGTCGACCGTGAGGTGCCGACGTACGGCCTGACGACGGGGCTCGGCAGCCGGTCCTCGTACGCGCTGCCGCGGGCCGAACTCGGCGAGTTCAGCGTGCGCACGGTGCGGGGACGGGCCAACGCGGTGGGCGATCCGCTGCCGGTCCCCGTCGTACGCGCCGCCCTGCTGACCCGGGTGAACGGCATCGCGGGCGGCGGCAGCGGGGTGCGGCCGGAGATCGTGCCGCTGCTGGTCTCCATGCTCAACTCACGGGTGCACCCGGTGATCCCCGAGGTGGGGTCGATCGGCGCCTCCGACCTGTGCCAGATGGCCCATGTCGGCCTGGTCGTCATCGGCGAGGGCCGTGCCGAGGTCTCCGGTGAGGCTCTCGACGGTGCGCAGGCACTGCGGCGGGCCGGGCTGGCCCCCGCCGAACTGGGGCCGAAGGACGGGCATGTGCTGTGCAGCGCGAGCCCGCTGGCCGCCGGTGCCGGCGCCCTCGCCCTCCACGAGGCGGCCGCCGTCCTCACCCTCGCCCAGGCGGTCACGGCGCTCACCTTCGAGGGGTTCCGGGCGAACACGAGCCCGCTCGACAGCCGCGTACTGGGCCTGCGTCCGGCCCCCGGCCAGGCCCGGGCGGCGGCCGAACTGCTCGCCCTGCTGGACGGCGGCGAGCTGGCGGATCCCCGGCACGCGAGGCGCGTCCAGGACCCCGTGAGCCTGCGCTGTGCCGCCCAGGTGCACGGGGCGTTGCACTCCGCCCTGGACTTCGCCCTCGCCGCACTGGAACCCGAACTCAACGGCTGCGGCGACAACCCGGTGGTCCTGGCCGACACCGGGGAGATCCTCTCGTCCGGGAACTTCCACACCCCGGCCCTGGCCCTCGGCTTCGACACCGTCGCGCTGGCCCTGACACAGACCGCGGCGATCTCCGCCGAGCGCATGCGGCGACTGCTGAATCCCGCTGTCAGCGGACTGCCCGCGAACCTCTCGCCGTACGGTCCGGAGCGTTCGGGCTTCGCGCCGCTGGCCAAGACGGCACAGGCACTCGTCGCCGAGATCCGTGCCCTGTCCGCGCCCGTGTGCACCGACCCCCGGCACGGCGCGGACGCGGTCGAGGACGACTCGACCAACGCGGCGCTCGGCGCGCGACGGCTGACGACGATGCTGGTCAGGCTGCGGCAACTGCTCGCCGTGGAGGCCCTGGCCGCGGCACAGGCCGTGGACCTGGCGGCCCCGGCCACCATGGGACGGGGGCCCGGTCTCCTGCACCGCGCGATCCGCGAGCTGGTCCCGCGCCTGGACGACGACCGGCCCTGCGGAGTGGACGTGGACCTGGTGAGCCGGGACGTCCTGGGGTCCGACGAGGTACGAAGCGCTCTGCACGCTTTGGTGGAAGGACCTTCGTGA
- a CDS encoding YceI family protein — MALGLLRRRRSRDASAASGLTLPLPPGAGAVGCEVADPMGQPMGGADVTITALDSHRVAARGTTDPYGFFMAVLPPGGYSMMVMAEGLSPVRETVEIVAGVTLPTLYARLEPARQLDLPPTGTWLFDPPHTAIRFIAKHVGMAHVHGRFERFDGGIQIAQDMTESRVHVRIDASSITTGNTTRDNHLRSADFLDVKRFPFIDFHSTRFAYRGGSKWILQGSLTMHGVSRSVALDTTYLGMVNGGYGEELRCAALAKAELHREDYTLNWRNMLARGIAVVGPTIQLELDVQAMYRTHDTPTPPE; from the coding sequence ATGGCCCTCGGACTGCTTCGGCGTCGGCGTTCCAGGGACGCCTCCGCCGCCTCGGGCCTCACGCTGCCCTTGCCGCCCGGCGCGGGCGCGGTCGGCTGCGAGGTCGCGGACCCCATGGGACAGCCCATGGGCGGCGCCGACGTCACGATCACCGCGCTCGACTCCCATCGCGTCGCGGCCCGCGGCACCACCGACCCGTACGGCTTCTTCATGGCCGTGCTGCCGCCGGGCGGCTACAGCATGATGGTCATGGCCGAGGGGCTCTCCCCGGTCCGCGAGACCGTCGAGATCGTCGCCGGCGTCACCCTCCCCACCCTGTACGCCCGCCTGGAACCGGCCCGTCAGCTCGACCTGCCGCCGACCGGCACCTGGCTCTTCGACCCGCCCCACACGGCGATCCGCTTCATCGCCAAGCACGTCGGGATGGCCCATGTGCACGGGCGCTTCGAGCGTTTCGACGGCGGCATCCAGATCGCCCAGGACATGACCGAGTCCCGGGTCCATGTCCGGATCGACGCGTCGAGCATCACGACCGGCAACACGACCCGCGACAACCACCTCCGGTCGGCGGACTTCCTGGACGTCAAGCGGTTCCCCTTCATCGACTTCCACAGCACGCGGTTCGCCTACCGCGGCGGCAGCAAGTGGATCCTGCAGGGCTCGCTGACGATGCACGGGGTGAGCCGCTCGGTGGCTCTGGACACGACGTACCTCGGTATGGTGAACGGCGGTTACGGCGAGGAACTGCGCTGTGCGGCCCTGGCCAAGGCCGAACTGCACCGCGAGGACTACACCCTCAACTGGCGGAACATGCTGGCCCGCGGTATCGCGGTGGTCGGCCCGACGATCCAGCTCGAACTGGACGTACAGGCGATGTACCGCACGCACGACACACCCACGCCGCCGGAGTAG
- a CDS encoding amidohydrolase family protein, which produces MTNVDVHQHLWTASFLAALRARDEPPFLDGWTLHTAGEPPYEVPAAQHDVAARAERAAADGLGRALVSLSAPLGIEWLPSDEARPLLAAYHQDAAGLPEPFGAWAAACVRDIDADATAADLARGFAGLQLPANALTDEAGYARCAPLLDLLEARGLPLFVHPGPAPGASPGPGWWPAMVPYVQQMHSAWFAFRAFGRPRHPRLRVCFALLAGLAPLHGERFAARGGAEGHAGVDPDVFVETSSYGPRAVDSVVRVLGTDVVVMGSDRPYAEPPQQPGFGLGGATAYAFRITNPRRLLTGED; this is translated from the coding sequence GTGACCAACGTCGACGTACACCAGCATCTGTGGACCGCCTCGTTCCTCGCGGCCCTCCGCGCGCGTGACGAGCCGCCGTTCCTTGACGGCTGGACCCTGCACACGGCCGGTGAGCCGCCCTACGAGGTCCCGGCCGCCCAGCACGATGTGGCCGCGCGTGCCGAACGGGCCGCCGCCGACGGGCTCGGCAGAGCGCTCGTCTCACTGTCCGCCCCGCTCGGCATCGAGTGGCTGCCGTCCGACGAGGCACGCCCCCTGCTCGCCGCCTACCACCAGGACGCGGCAGGCCTGCCCGAGCCGTTCGGGGCCTGGGCCGCCGCCTGCGTCCGGGACATCGACGCCGACGCGACCGCCGCGGACCTCGCCCGCGGGTTCGCCGGGCTCCAGCTCCCGGCGAACGCCCTGACCGACGAGGCGGGGTACGCGCGCTGCGCCCCGCTGCTCGATCTGCTCGAAGCGCGCGGCCTCCCGCTGTTCGTCCACCCCGGCCCGGCGCCCGGTGCGTCGCCAGGGCCCGGCTGGTGGCCCGCGATGGTGCCGTACGTGCAGCAGATGCACTCCGCTTGGTTCGCCTTCCGGGCGTTCGGCCGGCCTCGTCATCCCCGGCTGCGGGTGTGCTTCGCGCTGCTGGCCGGGCTCGCCCCGCTGCACGGGGAGCGCTTCGCCGCACGTGGCGGGGCCGAGGGGCACGCGGGGGTCGACCCCGATGTGTTCGTCGAGACGTCCTCGTACGGTCCGCGTGCCGTCGACTCGGTCGTCCGCGTCCTCGGTACCGACGTCGTCGTGATGGGCTCGGACCGGCCCTACGCGGAACCGCCGCAGCAGCCCGGCTTCGGCCTGGGCGGAGCCACCGCGTACGCCTTCCGCATCACCAATCCACGCCGCCTGCTCACCGGAGAGGACTGA